A region of the Denitrificimonas caeni genome:
GCGGGTGATATTTCTAAGTATTACGATGATTTGATTCACTACAGCATGCTCTACAGCAAATGCGGCCCTGGCACCCATACGCTCAACGGCAAAACCTATGAAATAGACTTGTTTGAACTCAAGCGCAAGCTGTACCTGTGCATGATGAGTGTGAACGTGCTCGAAGCCATTCGTTTCTATGTCAGCTTTGCTTGTTCGTTTGCCTTTGCTGAACGCCGCCTAATGGAAGGTAACGCAAAAATCATTCGTCTGATTGCCCGTGATGAAGCCTTGCACATGACCGGCACCCAGCACATTTTAAATATCATGCAAGACGGTCATGACGACCCGCAAATGGCTGAGGTTGCTCGCTCCTGCTACGAAGAAAGTGTGGAAATCTTCAGACATGCCGCGCAGCAAGAAAAAGAATGGGCCGCATACCTATTTAAAGATGGGTCGATGATTGGTTTAAACCAAGGCATTCTCAATCAGTACATTGAGTACATCACCAACCTGCGGATGCACGCGGTGGGCCTTGAGCCAATCTTTAGCAATGCTTCGCACAACCCCATCCCTTGGATTAACGCATGGCTGGTGTCTGATAACGTCCAAGTTGCGCCACAAGAAGTTGAGGTCAGTTCATACTTGGTTGGTCAGATCAACTCTGCAGTCTCCGCGGAAGATTTAGGCGATTTTGAGCTTTAAATGGATACACGTATACAAGTCATCACTGAAGATTTAATTTTCAAACTTGATGAATCTGAAACCTTGCTTGAAGGCTTAGAGCGCACCGGTCATCAGGTGGAATACCAGTGCCGCAGCGGTTACTGTGGCGCTTGCCGCGTGACTCTACGCTCAGGGAGTGTTGACTACATCAACACTCCACTGGCCTACCTGCGCCAAGACGAAATCCTCCCCTGCTGCTGCCGCGCGCTTGAGCCTTTGGTGGTTAAAGTAAGCCTCAAGAGCAAGTTCAGCGCGTGATCTTTAATATAGCAGGGGAACACATTGCCCCATGAAAGATACGCCTAAATATGATGCGCCCGCCTCTGAAACTGAATACCAACCAAAATCTGGTAATGCAGTTCTCAGGAATACGTTAGGTATTACCGAACCTACCGAGATGAATGATGTTGAGTCTGAGCTTTTATTAAAGCTGTATGAGAAAATCTTTATTCAAGGTGCTGATATTGAGCAACTGCAAGTAGATACCATTCTTAGCTGGCATAACCAATGGTTAGCAAATATCTACCCCGCATGGGCAGGTAAGCTGCGATCAACAAATATAAGCAAAGATGGATTTACTTTTGCGTCGGCGAATCAATTAGAAAAGTTACTGACTACTTTCAGTGGTGCTTTTTTAGCTGAGTTTGAATCGTTACCATCAATGCCTCGCCAAAGTATTGTTGATTTCTTAGCCAAGTCTCATGTGGAGTTTATTCTAATCCATCCCTTTCGAGAGGGTAATGGCAGAATATCGAGACTTTTAATCGACGTAATGGCTGAAAAAGCTGGATATGGTGTTTTAGATTATAAACTTTGGGATGAACATAAAGAGTTTTATATTCGTTCAATCCAGGCAGGAGTAAATGGCGATTATCAATATATGGCCAGACTCATAGATGATATTCTGCCTGTTGACTAGAGCGCCAATGAAAGAGTCTGGTATTTTTTACGGTTTTCTTTTAACTTTTTTTCCACAATTTTTGTGGGGATGCCTGTTTCAATAGCTGTTGAGCTGGCTACTGAGCGGTAAATCATATCGAGGGTGACTTTTTTACTTTCTTCGCGCTTATTCATTAAGAACTCCAGATCGTATCGTTCAGAATAATGACACAATTTTAGCATAAAAAACACATCGGTGCCCGTGAGTCACAGCACTGCTCATTAAGATTTAAAAAACCGCTACTATAGGGCATACAAACCCAATGAACACAGTAAACCGCCGCTTTTCCGTTGCCCCGATGATGGACTGGACCACTCCTGAATGCCGCTACTTTTTGCGGCTGATTTCTAAGCGTGCGCTGCTCTATACCGAGATGGTGACTACCGGTGCGATTCTCTATGGCGATAGCGCGCGTTTTTTGCGCCATGACCAATCTGAGCATCCCCTTGCATTGCAATTAGGCGGCAGCAATCCGGCAGATTTAGCGACTTGTACTAAGATGGCAGCAGCGGCAGGTTTTGATGAAGTGAATCTCAATGTTGGCTGCCCCAGTGACCGTGTGCAAAACAACATGATCGGTGCCTGCTTAATGGCGCACCCACAGTTGGTCGCTGATTGCGTCAGGCAGATGCAGGATGGCGTCGACATTCCAGTTACGGTCAAACACCGCATTGGTATCAATGGCCGTGACAGCTATGCCCAGCTGTGTGATTTTGTCGGTACGGTACGTGATGCCGGCTGCACCAGCTTTACTGTGCACGCGCGGATTGCCATTTTGGAAGGCTTATCTCCGAAAGAAAACCGCGATATTCCACCGCTGCGCTACGACATTGCGGCGCAACTTAAAACGGATTTTCCAGACTTAGAAATCATTCTCAATGGCGGCATTAAAACCCTTGAGCAATGCACCGAGCACTTACAAACCTTTGATGGCGTGATGCTCGGTCGTGAGGCTTACCATAATCCCTGGCTGCTTCGTAACGTTGACCATCAACTGTTTGGTGATGCGCAGCGCGAGATTTCTCGTACAGAAGTTCTGCAGCAACTGCGCCCTTACCTACTCCAATATATGGAGCAAGGCGGCAAAGCAACCCATGTTACACGGCATATTTTAGGTCTAGCGCAAGGCTTCCCAGGCGCGCGACGTTTTCGTCAGCTCTTATCTGCGGACATCTATAAAACAGACGACCCTATTCAGATCTTTGACCAAGCTGTAATCGGCCTTGAGGGCCGCTAATCACTTTAAAACAATTGCATCTAATTAAACTCTCGGCTATGTTCTGTGCACCTTTTTATGCCTAAATTATAGCGACGGCCATGACCTCAAAACTCGAACAACTTAAACGTTACACTACTGTGGTTGCCGATACCGGTGACCTCGACGCCATTTCCCGCTTGCAGCCGGTAGATGCCACAACCAACCCATCATTATTGCTAAAAGCAGCTACTTTTCCACGTTACGCACGCATGATGGCGCAAATTCAACAAGAGTTTCATGGCAACCCTGAGGCCGCCTGCGAGCAATTTGCAGTTGCTGTGGGCAAAGAAATTTTATCGCACATTCCAGGTCGCATCTCTACCGAAGTGGATGCCCGCCTATCCTTTGATGAGCAAGCCACCTACGAATCAGCCTTGCGCCTAATTGACCGTTACGAATTGCTTGGAATTGATCGCCAGCGGGTGTTAATTAAAATTGCCGCAACTTGGGAAGGGATTCAAGCCGCACGACGCTTAGAAAAACTTAACATCCAAACCAACCTCACTTTGCTTTTTTCATTTGCTCAGGCCGCTGCTTGTGCTGATGCTGGGGTTTACTTGATCTCGCCTTTTGTTGGCCGTATTTATGACTGGTATAAAAAGTCGCACAACCGTGACTACACTGGGTTTGAAGACCCCGGCGTACAATCAGTATCGCGTATTTATCGCTACTACAAAGGCAACAACTACCAAACCGTAGTCATGGGTGCGAGTTTTCGTAATCTAGGGCAAATTGAAGCCTTAGCCGGTTGCGACCGCCTCACCATTAGCCCCGAACTACTAGAGCAGCTCAGTAATACACAAGGACCTTTAGAGCGTCACCTGCATACCGACAACCCACCTGTCGAGCGCAGTTTTATTGACGAACAAAGTTTCCGTTGGGCACACAATGAAGATGCCATGGCAACTGAAAAGCTGGCCGAAGGGATTCGTGCATTCGCCCACGATCAAGAAAAACTAGAAAAGCTGTTTCGCTAAATACTGTTAGGGCTGTTAGGGCTGTAATAAGGGATATTGCGGGCGCGGGGCTTGCTAGGTGATAATTTTTGCATTTGCCATTTGCGAGCCAGCGGCCCGCGCTCCCATAGCTCCCAGAGCGCCAAGCAGCAGATTGCCAACGCATCCAAGTTGGGGATTACGCGCTGGAGCTTTCTAAAGCACTGACCAAGTCACGAAACTCATCGCGATTGGACTGATTTAAACTCATTAAAATACGATGCGCCTCTAACACCCGCGCTTTAACCAGCTCTTCTGACTGATCCTGCTCAGGCAGATCATCCAAGCATTCAGGACAAGGTGTAGCGGTGTGTACTAAATTGAATACCTGATTAAACCCCATGGACTCAAGCACACGACTCACATCAGGATTGGTGCTGGCCAAGGTTGGCAGCATGCCGTACTTTCGTTTCGATAAAATCGAAAGCTTAGCCAACAAGCCCAAAGTGGTGCTGTCGATGCTGATCACCTCTGTTAAATCAATCACAATTGACTTAAACGCGTGAGTTTTCAGAATTTTCTCGATTACTTCATTCAGCGCTGAGCAAAAGGTTAACCGCACCTCGCCTATGCACTTTAAAATAAAGGTGTCACCGTATTCAGCACACTGAATTTTACCATCACTCATGCAAGATTCCTGCTCAGCACCAGCATGGCGATATCATCAGGCATATTGCTGCAGTTAGCTAGCCCAAGGCGCTGCACTATCTGCGCATACTCACCTTGCGCAGCACTAATTAACGCCGGTAAAGCTGCCTCACTGCCAACCAAACTGTCTTGTGGCTGCACATCAAAAATACCGTCGGAGAACAGGCTCAGACTAAAAGCCTGGGGCAGTTGCAACTGCTCATCAACATAACTGACCTGCTCAAACATACCCACTGGCTGCCCTTGTCCAGCTAAGAACTCAGCATGCCCAGCACTGTATAAAATGGGGGACGGTAAGTGCCCAGCAGCACTCCACTGCAACGTGTTTTCTTGGGTATTAATAATCATACAAATAAGGGTGATATGTCGGTCTGAGTCATAAGTGAGCAAACGCTGATTCAAATAGGTCAGCATCGATGCCGGGGTAATCTCTTCTGCAAGACCTGCAGTAAAGCTATAACTGCGCACAATACTTTTCAGTAGCATACTGATCAATGCTGCCGCAGTACCGCTGCCTGCTACATCCGCTAAGTAGAGCAAGATGCGCCCGTCGGGCAACTCAAAGTAGTCCAGTGAGTCACCGGTCAAGTACAGCGCAGGAACCACACAGTGCTCAAACGTCAGGCCTTGCGCCTGCCAAGGTGTTTGTGGGCGCAACTGCTGCTGTAAGTGTTTGCCAGCAAGCTGATCAGTCAGCAGTAACGCCTGCTGTTTTTGCAGTAAGAGCAACTCTTCTGAGTCTGCAGCAGAGTTGTGTTGTCTTTCAAGAGAATCCATTACTTATCAATCGTAAATAGTGTTTAGGGGCAAAAGGTACTCTCATCATTGCGCTGATTCAAGCACTCTATAGCTGAGCAGTTTTGGCTCGACCGTTCAGGCGCAAAAGCATTGCCTTACAGCGCCAATCAGCTATAACTAGACAGATGAAATTCAGCAGAAAATAGAAGTGCAACACATAAAGATAAAGCGGCTAGCGAACACTTTACATTTGCTTGAAGGCAGGCAGTTTTATTGTTTTTAAACAGAAAAAAGAGGCTTGCAGCTGTTAGCACTAAAGCCACTCAAAATTAACCACTGGGAGTTAAACCATGCATCATTACAGCGAAAAGCGTGATTTTATCCGTATGCGTGTCGAAACGCCGATAACACTGCAGAGCAACGGACAAATCTACCAAGGTATTTGCACTGATTTATCCAGCACTGGTATGCAAGTTGAATTGAATCAGCCTGCCACCTTTAGCCATGGGCAAGCAGTGCATGCCAGTATTGTTTCCACGCATCCGCAACTGCCAGGTCTTGAGGCCGAAGCCACCATCTTACGTGTCGAAACTCTCGATGATGGCCGCCTCGCCTTAGGTCTTAAAATCACGGCAATACGTTGACCCTAGAACACCACAGGCGCTCTAGAAATCATCGACAACATTGCCGTCGCGCACTCGAAACTCGCGATTTTGCAGGAAAGCATTCCTTACAAAACGGTATCTGTCACCGACAACAAAACGCTCAGAGGACAGCAGGCTCGCACGTGCATCCACTATATTTAAAGCCAGCATGCTGTTGCGCACCGGCACATCATTAATGGCTCGATAAGGCACGGTATAGCTGTCTGGGTATAACGCAACTGCATCACGCACGGTGCTTGGACCTAAGAACGGCAGCACCACATATGGCCCGCTTTTTACGCCCCAAGCCCCTAAGGTTTGACCGAAGTCTTCATCATTGCGCTGCAGCCCCATTTTAGTTGCCACATCAAAAACACCTAACAGACCAAAGGTGGTGTTAAAGAAAAAACGTGCCGTATCAACACCAGCATCACGCAATTTAAACTGGAGCAGGTTATTCGCGAGGTTACTCGTTTCACCGATATTACGGAAAAAGTTATGCACACCATCTTCAACAATATCTGGCGTAACTGCTTGATAACCTTTAGCCAACGGCTTTAATGTCCAGCGGTCCACAGTATCGTTAAAACGAAAAATAGCGCGGTTGGTACGCTCCCACGGGTCTTCGTTTTCACCAAACTCTTGCCACTCGTTATCCAAGTCAGTGAAATCTGTTTCTTGCGCCAGAGCAGTGCTCGGCAAACTCAGGCATCCAGCCACTAACATGCCGCTCAAAATGCCGCGCATGGATTTAGTTATAACAAGCCGCATAAAGCCCCCACTGTTTTATTCAACAGTCATTTGGAAAAATTTAATAAGCTGCGCAGTAACATCCACGCAGCTCTTAGATAACCTTTTACTGATCAGCAAAACGCCAACCAGTGCCGTCTTTACCATCTTCTAGCACAATACCTAAAGCGGTTAGCTCATCACGTATGCGGTCCGACTCTGCCCAATCTTTGCTTTCGCGGGCAGCGATGCGTGCGGCAATCAAAGACTCAACCTGCGCGGCATCCACACGCTTCTCAGCACCGGCTTGCAAGAAAGCATCAGGCTGTAATTGCAAGATACCTAATACAGCGCCCAGCTCTTTGATGCGCGCGGCTAAACCTGCTGCAGCCTGTGGGTCTTGTTTATGCACACGGTTGACCTCACGGGCCATCTCAAACAAGATCGAGCACGCCTCTGGGGCATTAAAGTCGTCGTCCATGGCTTTGTTAAAGCGTTCAACATAAGTCTCTCCGCCCGCAGCAGGCACGCTCTCAACACCTTTAAATGTTTGGTAAAAGCGCTCTAACGCCGAACGAGCTTCACGCAAGTTGTCTTCCGAGTAATTGATCGGGCTGCGGTAATGGCTGGAGACCAAAAGATAACGCACCACTTCTGGATGGTATTTCTCCAGCACATCACGAATGGTGAAAAAATTACCCAAAGATTTGGACATTTTCTCGCCATCCACACGCACGGCTCCAGCATGCATCCATGTGGTTGCATACTGTTTACCTGTGGCAGCCTCGCTTTGCGCAATTTCATTCTCGTGGTGCGGGAATACCAAATCTGGCCCGCCACCATGAATATCAAAGCTATCGCCTAAGCAGCACGTGGACATCACTGAGCACTCAATGTGCCAGCCTGGACGGCCTTTACCCCATGGCGAATCCCAGCTTGGCTCGCCCGCCTTGGCGGATTTCCAGAGTACGAAGTCCAATGGGTCTTCTTTCGCTTCGTCCACTTCAATACGCGCACCGATTTTTAAATCGCTGATTTTACGGCGCGATAACTTACCGTAACCGGCAAACTTAGCTACGCGATAATAAACATCCCCATTGTCGGCTGCATAAGCAAAGCCTTTATCAATTAAGGTTTGGATCATCTTAAACATGCCATCAATATGCCCTGTAGCGCGGGGTTCTTGATCAGGCCGCAGGACATTTAAACGTCCCTCGTCTTCATGCATGGCAGCAATCATACGCTCAACCAGTTGCTCAAATGGCTCTCCATTTTCTTGCGCACGTTGAATGATCTTGTCATCAATATCAGTGATATTACGCACATAAGTGACATCATAACCACGATGACGTAACCAGCGCGTTACGACATCAAACGCCACCATGACGCGAGCATGGCCAATATGGCAGTAGTCGTACACGGTCATACCGCAGACATACATACGCACATGGTTGCCCTCTAAAGGCTGCAGCGGCTCTTTTTGTTTAGTTAGGGTGTTATAAATCGCTAAAGTCATGCTTTCCCCCATGAATCACGCAAAGTTACCGTGCGGTTAAAGACCAGCGCATCAGGCTTGCTATCGACGTTGTCTAAGCAAAAATACCCTTCACGTTCAAACTGAAAGCTCTCTCCAACCTGTGCTTGCAACAAAGAAGGCTCGGCACGACAACCCTTTAACACCACCAGTGACTCAGGGTTAATGTTATCCAAGAAGGATTCGCTGGTTTCACCCTCTACATCTTTATCTGGATTAGCGGTGCTAAATAGACGGTCATACAGGCGCACTTCGCACTCAACACTTTGCGCAGCTGGAACCCAGTGAATTACGCCTTTAACTTTACGGCCTTCCGGGTTTTTACCGAGCGTTTCTGGATCATAAGAGCAACGCAACTCGACAATATTACCCTCAGCATCACGAATAGCTTCATCCGCACGGATCACATAGCTACCACGCAAACGCACTTCCGTACCCGGCATTAAACGACGGTAACCCTTAGGTGGGTTTTCTTCGTAGTCACTGGCATCAATATAAATCTCGCGAGCAAACGGCAACTCACGCACCCCTTCATCACGCTTAGGGTGGCGCGGCAATTGCAGCATCAGCTCTTGGTCTTCTGGGTAATTGGTAATCACCACTTTAAGCGGTTTAAGCACGCACATCGCCCGCGTAGCGTTGTAATCCAGATCTTCACGAATACAGAACTCAAGCATGCTTAAATCGACAATACCACCCGCACGGTTGACCCCAATCATGTCGCAGAAATTACGAATGGATGCTGGGGTAAAACCGCGGCGACGGAAGCCGCTAATAGTCGACATGCGCGGATCATCCCAACCACTAACGTGTTGATCATCCACTAACTGTTTGAGCTTACGCTTACTGGTGATGGTGTAGTTCAAGTTAAGGCGAGCAAACTCATACTGACGCGGCTTAGCCGGCACTGGCAGCTGCTCTAAAAACCACTCATACAAAGGACGGTGATCTTCAAACTCTAGGGTACAGATCGAGTGAGTAATTAACTCAATGGCATCGGACTGACCGTGGGTAAAGTCATAACTTGGATAGATACACCAAGCATCACCGGTTTGGTGGTGATGGGCGTGACGAATACGGTACAAAATAGGATCACGCAAATTCATATTGGGTGAAGCCATATCTATTTTGGCGCGCAAAGCACAGGTGCCATCAGGAAACTCACCGGCACGCATACGCGTCAGCAAATCTAAGTTCTCGCTGACACTGCGCTCACGAAACGGACTGTTTTTACCCGGCTCAGTCAAACTGCCACGGTATTCACGGGCTTGCTCGGGAGACAAATCACACACATAGGCTTTGCCTTGCTCAACCAAATACACCGCCCACTGGTACAGCTGCTCAAAATAATCAGAGGCATAACGCACCTCACCATCCCACTGAAAGCCCAGCCAGCGCACATCATCTTTAATCGCATCGATGTACTCTTGCTCTTCTTTGGCGGGGTTAGTGTCATCAAAACGCAAATGACACACTCCACCAAACTCTTTGGCTAAACCAAAGTTAAGGCAGATGGATTTGGCGTGACCAATGTGCAAATAGCCATTGGGTTCGGGGGGGAAGCGCGTAACAATGCTACTGTGCTTGCCTGACTGCAAATCAGCTTGAACAATAGGACGAAGAAAGTTCGCGGCGACATTTACGGACGATTCAGACATGCTCATGGGCTCTTTAATACTCATTACTGCCTATTATGGGTAGGCTGGCTCAAATAAAGTGCTTATCATACCCGAACCTGCCACCTCTCTGACAGGTCTATGACTTTTTAGCTTTCTATGGATCAACTCAATGATTAAATTACACACCAATCACGGCGTTATCACTTTAAAACTTTTTGCTGATGAAGCCCCAGAAACAGCAGCCAACTTTATTCAGTACGTTAAAGACGGTCACTACGACAACACTATTTTTCATCGTGTGATCAGCAACTTCATGATTCAAGGCGGCGGTTTTGACACCGACATGCAACAGAAAAGCACCCGCGCGACAATTAAAAACGAAGCCAACAACGGTTTATCCAATAAAAAAGGCACCATTGCCATGGCACGCACTATGGAGCCACACTCAGCTTCAGCGCAGTTTTTCATTAACGTCCAAGACAATGACTTCCTCGATCACACTGCACCCACCACACAAGGCTGGGGCTACACCGTATTTGGTGAAGTGGTTGACGGCATGGATGTGGTTGAAGCGATTAAAGGTGTTGCTACCACCAGCCGTAATGGCCACCAAGATGTGCCACGTGAAGATGTCATTATCGAAAAGGCAGAGATTGTCGAGTGATTCTGCTGATTTCTGATCTGCACTTGCATGAGGAGCGCCCGGACATCACCGGTGCGTTCCTTGCGTTTCTTGAGCAGCACGCCAAGCATGCGCAAGCACTGTATATTCTCGGTGATTTCTTTGAGGTGTGGATTGGTGATGACGCCATGACGCCCTTTCAGCGCTCAATTGCCACCGCCCTTAGCGCAGTAGCCGCTGGTGGGACGCAAATCTATATCATGCATGGTAACCGTGATTTTTTACTGGGCCACGACTTTTGTGAGCTGGCAGATTGTGAACTATTAAAAGACCCGAGCATCGTCAAGCTTGCTGGCAAACCGGTGTTATTGATGCATGGCGACAGCCTGTGCACCAGCGATCGCAGCTACATTCGTTTACGTAGAGTGCTGCGCAACCCGCTGATACTCTTTATCTTACGCAACCTGCCGTTACGCACCCGCCAGCGTTTAGCCGGAGATTTACGACAAAAAAGCAAAACCAGCACCCGCATGAAAGCCATGGACATCACTGATGTGAACCCAGCCGCTGTTGAGCAAGTCATGGCGCACTACCAAGTTTGCACTCTAATTCACGGCCACACGCACCGCCCAGCCGTACATACTTTGGCCGAGGGCAAGCAGCGCATAGTACTTGGCGACTGGGACAGCCAAGGTTGGTTTATTAAAGCTGAGCACAACAGCCTCAAGCTGCAAGCATTGCCTTTCCCTAGCACGCCATAGCTTTTAGCGTGCTGCTTGGCTAGTTTGCGGCTTTGGGTCTACTTGTGGCTTTGGCACACCACTGTGGAACCTAAACTCGGTGTCATCTTCGGTTAAAATGGCTTGACGCTCAATTTCTGCAAAAAACGCCACGCGCTCTGCAATGGGCTTTTTGGCATACAACTCAGCCATGCGCAGGTAGCCCTCGAAATGCCGCGACTCTGACTTGAGCAAAGAGGTATAAAAGCGCCCCAACTCTTCATCTAAATGCGGTGCTAAACGATAAAAACGCTCGCAGGAACGTGCCTCAATAAAAGCCAAGACAATTAAAGTATCAATCAGCTTATCTGGCTCTTGCGCAGCAATATGCTGCTGTAAACGCCGCGCATAATGCGAGGGACTGAGCTGACGGTAGCGCATCCCACGCTTTTTCATTAAAGCAGTCACTTGCTCAAAATGGCGCAACTCTTCCCGAGCCAGACGCGACAGGTACTGCTGCAATTCTTCACGTTCGGCATAACGAAACATAAGACTCAACGCCGTACCTGCTGCCTTCTTTTCACAGTTAGCATGATCGAGCAACAGCTCTTCAGGGTGATCCAGCGCACATTCAATCCAACCTTGCGGGGTTTGGCACTGTAAAAAAGCTTCAACTTCAGGTATTAACATAGACAGGTACTAAATAAGATAATGAATGCGGGCTATTATACGGGGCAACAGCAGAACAACCAGCCTCCTTAATTGTTTGACGGGTATCAATACCCAGCAGCTTGGAAAACTGGCACTCTATCTGGCATTCTACTCAGTACAGTGCTCTATATACTAAAAACGCAGGGAGACACACATGCAAGCTATCCGTAGCATCTTGGTCGTTATGACCCCCAACCAACCAGAAGCGCTAGCACTTAAACGTGCAAAATTAATCGCAGGGGTTACTCACTCACGCCTACACTTACTGGTCTGCGATAAGCGTGATGAACATGGCGAATACTTAGCTAAAATTGCCCAAGAGCTGAAAGAGGATGGCTACGAGGTCACCACCGAGCAAGCTTGGCATGAGTCTTTTCACCAAACTATTATTCAAGCCCAGCAAGCGGAAAGCTGTGGCCTCGTGATCAAGCAGCATTTCCCAGAGAACCCTCTCAAACGCGCCCTACTAACCCCAGATGACTGGAAGTTACTGCGCTACTGCCCTAGCCCTGTACTGATTGCAAAAACCAAACGTCCGTGGACTGAAGGCTCTATTCTGGCCGCAGTGGATGTGGGTAACAGCAGCGCCGAACATAAAGCCCTGCACGCCAGCTTAATCAACAATGCTTTTGAAGTGGCCGCTATTGCCAAAGCAACATTGCATGTATTGACTGCGCACCCGTCGCCAATGCTGTCAGCCTCTGACCCAACCTTCCAGCTGCGTGAAACCATTGAAGCACGCTACCGCGAGCAGTGTGCCAAGTTCATTAAAGAATACGAGCTCACTGACGAGCAGATGCACATTAAAGAAGGCCCAGCGGATGTCTTGATCCCACAGATGGCCAGCGAACTGGATGCAGTGGTTACTGTGATTGGTACAGTGGCGCGCACTGGCTTGTCCGGTGCTTTAATCGGTAACACTGCCGAGGTTGTGCTTGATGCTGTAGAAACTGACGTTCTAGTGCTCAAGCCAGAGTCAGTAATGATTCACTTGGAAACTCCACTCGAGCGCAAATAAGCGCTTCCAATTGAGCCGCTTAACTCCCTGTTCAAGCGGCTCAACTGCTGAGCTAACCCCTAGCACAGCCGAGCAAAAAATAGAATGAAAAACATGCTAGCTCAAGGTCTAAGACGTAAATCTATGCTAGAAACAGCGAATGCCCCTTAACTTTATAACGCTTTTGACTTAGAATAAGCCCGCCATTTTAGGCAACCATGTCCAAAGTCGAGGCTGTTTTCAAAGCGTCAAGGGTTGTATTTCTGAACGCTGCACGTAAATAGCAATGATATTTTTCTAAAAAATCTGCTGATGCGTGCCTGTAATACTTTGAAAACAGCTTCTGGATAAGCGCCCCTTCCTGTTTGGGGGCTAATGATGAGGATAAAATACTGTGCTTGAAGCCTACCGCAAACACGTAGCAGAACGCGCTGAACAGGGCATTGTCCCTCAGCCTCTCGATAGCGAACAAACCGCAGGTTTAGTTGAGCTATTAAAAAACCCACCCGCTGGTGAAGAAGAGTTCCTTCTGGACCTCATCACCAACCGTGTACCAGCAGGTGTTGACGAAGCCGCTTATGTTAAAGCTGGTTTCTTATCAGCCATCGCTAAAGGTGAAGCCACTTCACCACTTATTGATAAAGCGCACGCTGTTAAGTTGTTAGGCACCATGCAAGGTGGCTACAACATTGAAACTTTGGTTGCTCTTTTAGACAACGCTGAATTAGCAGAATTAGCTGCTACCGAACTCAAGCACACCCTGCTGATGTTTGATGCGTTCCACGACGTTGCTGAAAAAGCTAAAGC
Encoded here:
- a CDS encoding tRNA-(ms[2]io[6]A)-hydroxylase, coding for MLIPEVEAFLQCQTPQGWIECALDHPEELLLDHANCEKKAAGTALSLMFRYAEREELQQYLSRLAREELRHFEQVTALMKKRGMRYRQLSPSHYARRLQQHIAAQEPDKLIDTLIVLAFIEARSCERFYRLAPHLDEELGRFYTSLLKSESRHFEGYLRMAELYAKKPIAERVAFFAEIERQAILTEDDTEFRFHSGVPKPQVDPKPQTSQAAR
- a CDS encoding glutamine--tRNA ligase/YqeY domain fusion protein, which encodes MSESSVNVAANFLRPIVQADLQSGKHSSIVTRFPPEPNGYLHIGHAKSICLNFGLAKEFGGVCHLRFDDTNPAKEEQEYIDAIKDDVRWLGFQWDGEVRYASDYFEQLYQWAVYLVEQGKAYVCDLSPEQAREYRGSLTEPGKNSPFRERSVSENLDLLTRMRAGEFPDGTCALRAKIDMASPNMNLRDPILYRIRHAHHHQTGDAWCIYPSYDFTHGQSDAIELITHSICTLEFEDHRPLYEWFLEQLPVPAKPRQYEFARLNLNYTITSKRKLKQLVDDQHVSGWDDPRMSTISGFRRRGFTPASIRNFCDMIGVNRAGGIVDLSMLEFCIREDLDYNATRAMCVLKPLKVVITNYPEDQELMLQLPRHPKRDEGVRELPFAREIYIDASDYEENPPKGYRRLMPGTEVRLRGSYVIRADEAIRDAEGNIVELRCSYDPETLGKNPEGRKVKGVIHWVPAAQSVECEVRLYDRLFSTANPDKDVEGETSESFLDNINPESLVVLKGCRAEPSLLQAQVGESFQFEREGYFCLDNVDSKPDALVFNRTVTLRDSWGKA
- a CDS encoding universal stress protein, which produces MQAIRSILVVMTPNQPEALALKRAKLIAGVTHSRLHLLVCDKRDEHGEYLAKIAQELKEDGYEVTTEQAWHESFHQTIIQAQQAESCGLVIKQHFPENPLKRALLTPDDWKLLRYCPSPVLIAKTKRPWTEGSILAAVDVGNSSAEHKALHASLINNAFEVAAIAKATLHVLTAHPSPMLSASDPTFQLRETIEARYREQCAKFIKEYELTDEQMHIKEGPADVLIPQMASELDAVVTVIGTVARTGLSGALIGNTAEVVLDAVETDVLVLKPESVMIHLETPLERK
- a CDS encoding peptidylprolyl isomerase, with the protein product MIKLHTNHGVITLKLFADEAPETAANFIQYVKDGHYDNTIFHRVISNFMIQGGGFDTDMQQKSTRATIKNEANNGLSNKKGTIAMARTMEPHSASAQFFINVQDNDFLDHTAPTTQGWGYTVFGEVVDGMDVVEAIKGVATTSRNGHQDVPREDVIIEKAEIVE
- the cysS gene encoding cysteine--tRNA ligase, whose translation is MTLAIYNTLTKQKEPLQPLEGNHVRMYVCGMTVYDYCHIGHARVMVAFDVVTRWLRHRGYDVTYVRNITDIDDKIIQRAQENGEPFEQLVERMIAAMHEDEGRLNVLRPDQEPRATGHIDGMFKMIQTLIDKGFAYAADNGDVYYRVAKFAGYGKLSRRKISDLKIGARIEVDEAKEDPLDFVLWKSAKAGEPSWDSPWGKGRPGWHIECSVMSTCCLGDSFDIHGGGPDLVFPHHENEIAQSEAATGKQYATTWMHAGAVRVDGEKMSKSLGNFFTIRDVLEKYHPEVVRYLLVSSHYRSPINYSEDNLREARSALERFYQTFKGVESVPAAGGETYVERFNKAMDDDFNAPEACSILFEMAREVNRVHKQDPQAAAGLAARIKELGAVLGILQLQPDAFLQAGAEKRVDAAQVESLIAARIAARESKDWAESDRIRDELTALGIVLEDGKDGTGWRFADQ
- a CDS encoding UDP-2,3-diacylglucosamine diphosphatase, producing MILLISDLHLHEERPDITGAFLAFLEQHAKHAQALYILGDFFEVWIGDDAMTPFQRSIATALSAVAAGGTQIYIMHGNRDFLLGHDFCELADCELLKDPSIVKLAGKPVLLMHGDSLCTSDRSYIRLRRVLRNPLILFILRNLPLRTRQRLAGDLRQKSKTSTRMKAMDITDVNPAAVEQVMAHYQVCTLIHGHTHRPAVHTLAEGKQRIVLGDWDSQGWFIKAEHNSLKLQALPFPSTP